DNA sequence from the Excalfactoria chinensis isolate bCotChi1 chromosome 7, bCotChi1.hap2, whole genome shotgun sequence genome:
GCTGACACAACAGTTTCTTCAGGTGACTGGAACAAGTTGGACTTGTGTTCTTGCATCACAGCCGAGACCTATGAACCATTCTGTTCTCACACCTTCCAAATAAACAAGTAGGCTTCAGGCGTAGTGTACCAGTTAGCTGGGCCTATGTGGAGAGACTGCTGTGGCATCAGCAAATGTGGATGAGCaagaggagaaaatgcttttgtgatAGGTGACATTGAGACAGTGGTGACCCTCAAAGTAGGggacaaaaaaagcccacaaaggTGGTCTTTAGAGAGAGACAGTTACCATTGCCAGCGCAGGAGCAGAAACTCTGGTTCTGGCTAAATCTCCAAGATCCTGCTCTGGTGCTCAGACCGAGACGCAGCACAGCCTTGCATAACGAGTCATAGAGTCATCAGGTTTACATGTTGGAAGCCGGGATTCAGATATAGTTGGTATCTGTGTCATGCCAGTGGCATTTGTGAAGAATGGAAAACCTGTTATTAAGCCATCACTTCTTAGCTGGGAAACTTAGTTGTCACAGCACTCTGTATGCTGCGTTGTGCGTTGCTGAGACTGAAAGCCACTCTACCAGGCAGCGAAAACTTGCTGCGGGCCCTCTAAGATGAAGCAGCAGCCATGCCAAATGGGAGGTAGCACACGGAGAATTTAATGGCTATCTCTGTTCTTACGCTGTTTGCAGGTGGGAGAAGGATGGCCAGGTGAGCAGAGAGCTCTGGGAAAAAGCTGGACAGCAAGGTTTGCTGGGTGTTGCTATTGCTGAGAAACATGGAGGCATCGGAGCGGATATTCTCTCCTCAGCCGTGCTCTGGGAGGAGCAGTAAGTACTGGGCACCTCAGGAACAGTTTGATTCCAGTTATCCATGGACtggtttttcctttgtttcGCCTTTCATATGATTTCATCATTGCTTACAGACATCAACATCAGTAATAAAAACGCGTACAAATCCCTTCAGCTTTATGCATTTCAGGTGattgtttaaataataaatgcCATCGTGCTCTACTGTGGTTGAGGGAAGCATTTTGATTAGGCTGGTAGGCTACACAATGACCTGGCTTTGAAGATACATTCTGTAAATAACAGAGCAAATGCTACAAGTTCACATTATGTCCAAGATGTCTGTGTTTAGGGCTTGCTTTCACTGTTGGGTCTGCGTTGTAAAGGTGTGAAGTTCACTGTTTACATTTCTGTAGCGTTGCTGCctgagctgttttgtttttcctcactcCCCAGGATGTACGTCAACTGTACTGGCCCAGGATTCAGCCTTCATTCCGATATAGTCATGCCCTACATTGCAAATTATGGCACTGAAGAACAGATCAAACGCTTTATTCCTCAGATGGCTGCAGGCAAGTGTATTGGTGCTATTGCCATGACGGAGCCTGGGGCTGGCAGGTaagctaaaaataaagagagatgGTTATAATCTTACTTgctgtctgctgctttctcagtgaAAGGGATTCATGAGCATCCAGGTTATGCGGACATCCTAATAACTGGGCGATATCCCAGAACAGGGAGGGCCTCTTTACAGATCACTCTTCTGCAGCTTTGCCAATGTGAGATACTTGCTCAGAATCAGTTTCCTTATTGTCTCACGATGAACAAATTTactttgtatttccttttatgGTCTGAGATAAGGTTAATAATCTGTTTGTCCTGCGAATATACCTTTAGTATGATATGTAATCACGAGAAGGTTACATCAGTAAAGATGGCTTTACTTCATTAGTATTAATTTTTGCTGTGGAACAAAatgctgggtttttttctgtgcttttttccccctctgaaTCCTTTCAAACAGATGAATGTTGCTGCTTTACTGACATTGTTGAAGGGCAGACAGCACATATTCTGAATAAACTCAGGTGATCTGGCCATTTTCCACAACAGAGAGGAACAGGTGAAGAGCAAAACCTTTTAGTGTCATGCTTCCACAGGGAGTCGATGTTGGCTGTATTTTTTTGCAGTCCCTCCTCATTAAAACTGAGCATGTTCAGAAGATGTTTTGTTTGACATTTGTCTTCTGAAGCATATCAGCGTAAGGGGATGCTGACTTCTGGTATCAGCACTACATCACACCGCTTCCCACAGGCAGATCCATTAAAGGGGGGCCTCATGCTCTTGTATGATAGCACACATTTATCATCTCTTTCTGCAGCAGGCTTTTGATTTCTGTGTTACTGCAAACCATTTCTCTGTGTGCCATTATCCTCCTGTGCGTTTTCTCTGACTGCATGCCTTGATGGTGTGAAGTCCACTTCTTGTGGGGTAGCATTCAAGGTACAAATGACAGCTTCTGCAACAATTTCTTGAAGGGTTTTTTGAATTCCATTCTAGTGACTTGCAAGGAGTACGGACTTACGCAAAAAAAGATGGAAGTGACTGGATTCTGAATGGGAGTAAGGTAAGAAACAGGCATGTACGTCCCCCATAGCCTGAGAAGAGGTGTGCTGCAATGAAAGCTGTGGGAACTGTTCAGAAACTCGTATTAGGAGAGCAACATTAGATGCTGTGCTTATGCTTTCAAGCTATTACAGAGTTGGTGTGTGCAAATAAATCTGTACGTACAGATGTCTGTAAATATACTTGCTCATTGTGTGTGGTTGAAGTCAAGCAGGAGAGATTGCTTATTTCTTCTGGTGGTGTTAGGATGAGTTATGTTGACAAGCAGATGGATTATTCTGCAGAACTCTTGAGAGCAGTTGTTAGTAGAGGCCATTGGCAGTTTTGCATTTTATACCTTACtagtttattaaaaaagaaaacctctctTTCTTATTTGATGTCTACGCCTGATAACTCCTTCCTTCATTAGCAGAGGGCAGATGGAAGAAATGGATCTGTGCATTCTTTCTCTTCACAATTCTCACCACACAACACCTCTCACATTTTGTAATTTCCTCTTAGACAGCACTTTAGACTTCCTGaataattaaaatgcttaaACCTCGCCTTTCAGTTTACCTATGAAAGCTTCCACATGCTAATGGTTTTCTTTCTATTGCTTGATGATCTCTTCTAATGCCTGTCCACTTTGCTTGTTGCGTTATTGCAAGCTGTGCtggaatttgtttgtttttacagactTTCATCACTAATGGTTGGATGTGTGACATGGTGATTGTGGTTACGGTTACAAACCGAGAGGCTCGATCTCCTGCTCATGGAATCAGCCTTTTTCTGGTGGAAAATGGAATGAAAGGCTTCACGAAAGGACGCAAGCTTCACAAAATTGGCCTGAAAGCTCAAGTAAGTTTGTGTATACGACATATAACACGACATGTATAAGACCTATAACACATAGTAGACTTTGGGGAAGTCTAAAATTGCTTGATGCCTTGCACTAAGCTTAATAAAGATAAAATGGAACAGTTATTTTAGTGCTGAAGCCTTAGAGCATAAAAATTACACATACAAAGTATGTATACTGAGTTTCCATATGGAAGTCTGAAGTACACAATGTGCaaggagaagctggcagctggATTTCTTCAGTCTGAGAAAGGTTGGAAAGATGGGATTCTATTTCTGTCTTCAGATACCTAACGGTTGGCTGTAGAAATGGAGCAGCACAGTTGAAAGGTGGCGAGGGACATAAACTGAGGAGACTTTAGTTGGTTATTAAGAAAAACCACCATAAAAATGATGTGATAGCAGAACCAGAGGCTCAGAGCAGTTGTGGGGCCTCTCACTTGGAAGCACCAGGAAGTGAAACCTGATAAGACCTTCAACTGCTGAAGGTTGAGTGCTTTGTCCATCTTTAAAGGGATGGACAACTTCAGAAGGACCCTCTCAACCTAAACAGTCCTATGACTTAATGGGGAAAAAACGTGGAATGCAGAGATGAGAATGTCAGACTATAAACTGTCCTTTAAAATCTTCTTAggacacagcagagctgttttttGAAGATGTGCGGTTGCCAGCAAGTGCCTTgcttgggaaagaaaacaaaggcttCTATTATTTGATGTCAGAGCTCCCTCAGGTAAGAGCAGCGGAAATGTTTGCCGTCTCTGAGAAGAACATGGACACAAGTTTTTATCACTGCAAGAATCTTGGAGATGATGGATCTTGGAGAGCCTCATGTGGTTCAGGGTGGCTGTGAGCAGCATCCCACCgattttactgctttttacCTGAAGTATGCTACTTGTAATGCTGAAAAGCCAAATTCTTTGGGCGTTGGCAATGGTGTTGACATTTCACTAATTCAAAGTCAGCAACACAGCTATTGAAGAACCTGAGCTTAGATTAAAGGGTttgttgggtttgggtttttttgtataTTTCTACTGTGGAACCATTTCTCTTAGCAAACAATGTTCAGCTTGGAAGATTGCATTTGGCAttctcttcaaagaaaaaagcaagcactgCTGTCTTAGCTTTTCATCTTGTAGAAGCATATTAAAGATGCAAGAACTTATTTCCTTATCCATAAAGCAAAGTAACTAAGTTGTTACCTAGATACCTCTAGTGAAAATAACAAAGACTGACTGGCTGAAGTTTTGGAATGATCTAGGAGGAAAAAGGGGCAATGTGGTTTTTCAAAACCTGACTGTGCTTTGTCCGAACTCTGACTGGCTCATCTGGTAGAGATCGTGTGCCTTTACTCTTAGGCTGTaagtaaacatgaaaaaatatgaagCCTGATTAAAGGAAATCTTCTgcttgaaagaaacaaatgcaattgCAAGCAGGTTCAGAGGAATGCACCAGATATTTTAGTAGTGCTAAAAGCAACTGTTGTCTCTGTTTATCAACACATTTTGTTGAAGAAAGGGACAAAAAACCAGCCACTGTTCTTAtgtaggttttctttttttaagaagtaTCCTACTGAAATTATTCAAcgtgggatttttgttttaaactgagcAGCAAAATCTgataataaaacagattttgataTTAAGCTTTCAATCAGTAAGAGCCCTGTGGTTGTCACATATCTTTTACTGGGACATTGTTCCACCAGGGGAGTCaccaaaaagctttaaaaatgagcTTTGGACATGGAAACATTTGGCCTGGTCACTAATATCAGGGTGTCTGTTTTGATCTCTGATGTGCCTTCTACCTCCCACCTTCAGTGAGCAACACTGAACATCTGACTTCCAATTATGTATTTACATACGTGCATCTAATGAACAGGAGTGTAGGACTAACTCTActggattctgtgattctctgttcCTAAAGGAAAGACTGCTGATTGCTGATATGGCTCTTGCCAGCTGTGAATTCATGTTTGAAGAAACAAGAGATTACGTGAGGCAAAGGAAAGCTTTTGGGAAGACAATTGCACACTTGCAGGTGAGTTAGAACAGGGAGAGCTGTAAAGCAGATGCACAGGGGAATTGATGTACATTTGTGTATGTATAACATCAAGCAAGAAAAAGTCCCTGGACTGTTAGTAAAGGGCTGCTTGCTGAGGCTTCATTGCACTTTGGCTGCTGTCTCTCTTAATGCCCATTGTTTGCAAAAGTCGCAAAAGACAATGCTTGTATTTTAACGTTAAGGAATCCTAAAGCAGTAATgcttgtggaaagaaaaaatacaggcaGAAATTACTGGCTTTGTGCTGGTTACTCTTAGGCTTGCATTTTACCATCTGAAGTCACTAATCACAGAGTATATTTTAACTGCTTGCATTTCTTGATCTACTTGGGGTGCTGTACACTACAGAGGAGCTTGGTGTGTGTGCAGCTACGTCATTCATCTACCCATAATGTGCTACAGCAGCATGAACTTTATGAGACTGATGCTGTGATGGTCCCCAAGCAGTGACCTTAATGCTTGAATGCCTGCAAAGGTGTTTTATGTCCAGCTTTATAGGTATTGTAACAAGATTCCTCACCTACCAGGTAGACAGATATTCAAGTGATTGCATTGTAAAACTATTGGATCATTCACTGTAAATACAACTTCCCCATAAAGTAGTAGTTAAATTGTATTTTGAGGTGTGCCTACACTGCCTAATTGCTGTCATGAAGCACAATaacatggaaagaaacatttgCCATTAGAATTTCCCTGAAAATCTATTAGGCCTGAAACCAACCAAGCACCAGAAAGATTGATTTATAAGATAGGAATTGCTCCTTTTTTCATTATGAAACACTCTAAAAACAATTGGAACTGGAgtatgtctgtttttcttttgagagtTCCTTTGTCAAAATAAAGTCTTTAATCGTTCTGAGTAGCAGCAGAATTGAGTTCCTTAGGGGCTGGAATGTTAGGTAACCAGGAGCTgtgatctttctttctttttaaacttaacattgagaaacagcagaatttAGTATGTCCAGTGAGCAGCTCTAACACAGAAAGAATACGCTATTTATGTAGGTGTGGAATGCTTTCTCATCATAGTACTTCACTGTGCAGAGGCCTCCAAAATAATACTGTTTCTTAGTATAATCCATTCCCAACACCAGGAGGCCCATATTAATAAAGTACAAtatttatgggaaaaaaataataatccattCTTGCATACCTTTTCCTGTTTGCACTAGAACATGCACATCAAAAATCCTTTCTAATTAGAGCTGTGTCTTGCCCAATTCATTTAGTTGTATTACAGTACAGAGTTGGGATTTGGTTATACTAACtttgaaggaaagcaaaaaggcCTTTTCTTTAGATGTTTAGAACTGTGAGATCAGGAGAAGTTTCTGTTCCTAAGAGGTGACTTTTATTCCCCTTTCCTACCAGAACTGCCAGGAGGCAGTTACGTGCTGCCTTAACTGGCTTTAGGTACCCTTCATAGTGGGCTTCACCTGCCAGGCTGCATTGAGTGAAAGGGGATTGTTTGGGCCAGATATACATAAGCTGCTCCAAATGTAATGCCTACTATCTATTGTCATGGTAACTACAACAGATCCAATAAGCACAGTAACcctgatagagcaaattcttagctacaaaacacaatttttcaacatagtcaccaccaatAGCTGTGCAtcttcaccagcaatgaacaagagcctgcatgctgccctCATCAAAACAcgcaccagcagaggtgacccagcatcaccactgctgaaacacaccacccacctcTCACTGTGCTCTCCTCTGTTGTTCGGccttcataaacattcagcgAGCATCAGTGAATGCTGGTAGGCACAACTTGTTCTGCATTGGCAGACACCGTTCTGTtagattgcccctctgctgctgtctgtcacatggcaacaaaacataacaggGCCACAGGTTGGGCATACCTGATCTAAAATATCTCTTTCAGTATGACAGAACTCAGCATCAGGAAACTTTCGGATAGTTTGTCTGAAACtacctttgtttttcctcaaaatgttttgttcgTCACTTGCACTCTGAAGAGCTGAATGCTCAGCAAATGCAGCCAATGCACAATGACATGTTACTAACTCGGCTGGAAGCTCATTCtctcacaggagaaaaaaagacagtagcAAAGCTCCCAGCACCTCCTACTCTCCAGGAATGTGTTTCCAGGCATTTGGGGGGTTCCCCATGATGTCATGTTTTGACTTGTTTGGCAAGTTAAAGAGCAGTAATTTTCCCTAATAAGACTGGTAGAGATGTAAATGtatggaaaacaaactgcatttaGATGTAAAGATACAAAGCTGCTTGAAATAGAGATTTTGAACAGAAACGCTTCTAGAAAATACTTCCCTTTCTACCTCAAATAGAGCTAAACGGTACtacttctgctctttctttcctctgcttcctctgtcCGCTTCCAAAATAAGACGGTGCAGCACAAGTTGGCAGAAATGAAAACGAACATTTGTGTGGGCCGAGCCTTTTTGGACAACTGTTTGCAGCTGCATGCAGATAAACGCCTGGACTCCCCCACAGCTTCTATGGCAAAGTACTGGTATGTAGTTAAAGTAATTGGGAAGTGTTACTTATGTGATCTTGACAGGAGTCTAGTAATAAAAGCACTGAACTGCTCAGAtttaaacaaaagataaaattacTGTCTGATTAATAACAACACGGTTGGTTTCTAAGAGAGGCCTTTAGCTTTAATTTCTGTGGAGCAATCCACAGCGGCCTTACTTGTTTTGAAAACCAGCACTGGTTAAAAGATCAGTTTCAAAGTTTTAACATGCTTTTAAGATAGGCTTCCATTAATAATAAAGATCAGCTTCAAGTACAAGTGAGCATTTCATAGACATTTAGAAAACTTCActacagtaatttaaaaaattatgtgtatatatttaatcACAAGTTTATTTGAAGCTTGTGTGATCTAGAATACTTTTTAGTTAACATTACTTAGCTTTAGTAGATGTTTGGCCCAGATACTTTTTGAAGCTATTTAGTTTCAGGAAGAAATAGTTGGCTACAGCTATTGCTGTAATTGAGACTAAACAGTTCATTTCTTTATTGGCCAGAactcctcctcccttcttcctccacACTTGGTGCAGTTATCTGTTAACTGGGGCTTAACTGGGGAAATCTGGATGACTAAAGACATTGAAGAGTTATGTCACAAGAAATTGTAATCTGTGTAGTTTTGTTTCACTCACAAAGATAGGAGAAAAAGTACACCAAACATAAAGAAACGGCTTAGGGAAGTGTAGAGTAGCATATAATACAAGAATGGTGGTATAATAGTTAGTAAAAGGTTAtctacaggaaaaactcaccaaatCGGAGATCTTTAATCTAGATGGATAATGCTGAGGCAGGTCATCTAAACTCCACAAAGAAACAatctgcaaaagagaagctgccttagtggtggtcagcccttaaatgaagtctaggagaggtggagtcaggctTCCAGGAGCACACCTGAatcaccttcacctgtgctcccacagctgacccgacactggcctcagctgattaatcagaggttcaggctatGATTACCAATTTCCTATACAGACAGAGGTTTTCTCAGATTCTAAGCTTTCAGAATTAAATGTAGAAGTAGTATGCAGAAAATGCTGAGGGAATCCAGTGAGAATCTTTACAATGAAAGGAAGGATTTTGTTTGAATACTATTTCTGGCACTTCTTACCTAGAAGTACCAGGTACGTATGCAGAGGCATTCTGCTCTGAGGAGGGAACAGCTGACGTGCCAGCTCAAATGGACACTTACTTCCTCAACAGATTTTCCAAAGCAAGGAATTTGAAACTCCCCCGACCCACTACAGTTTGTTGTGCATTTACCCGTTCTCTAATAGTGTTCCTGTGACTCCGTCCCATAGATCCCTTAGATGGTTTAGAAAGTCCTTGAGTGCAGAATTGCTCATGTTTCAGGAGACAatctcctgtttgttttgcttataaCCTGTTGCACAGTCAGTGACTTGAGTTAGAGGCGTGATGACTTCAGAATGTAGTGTTAGTATCTCCCTCCTGATACCTTGTGAAAGATTTGtacttttcattttgtgatgaCTGGTTATATTATGTAGCTGAATACAGAAGTATGTTTGAGGGATAGTTGAAGTACCTCCCTGCtgcatgtttaaaataaatacactaaGAATTCAACAGGGAGGATGgcaaggaatcatagaatcacagagtggcctgggttgaaaaggaccacagtgatcatccagtttcaaccccctatgtgcagggccaccaaccagcagcccaggctgcccagagccacatccagcctggccttgaatgcctgcagggatggggcatccacagcctccttgggcaacctgttccagtgcgtcaccaccctctgggtgaaaaacttcttcctaagatccaacctgaacctcccctgtctcagtttaaaaccattcccccctgtcctgtcactgtccacccttgtaaacagccgtTCCCTTTCCTGTTTATGTGCTCTCTTCACGTACTGGAATAAGAGAGTCTCAAGTTCTTTCATGCAAAGCAGTTGACTCAAACAGTCATCTTATGTTGCCACTCTGAAGGtctgttttttggggggtttttggcttttttttttttccccacatcaCTTTTGCTTGAACTCTCAGTGCAGTTAAAATCGTAAGTGTTCctttgtctgtttttccttgATTGAAATAACGTGAAGTATGTAGTTTGCTAGAGGCTGAGATGCAGGACATCAACTTCACATGGTGTGTTATCAGTCATCTTCTAGAGGGAGGGGTCATAAAACCAAATGCTTTAtagaaaatgtttaatgatGGAGTAAATGAGAAGCTTGCAGTGAGCAGTCCTATTTAAGAATTAAAGTATTTTGGAGTGTTGAAagctataaaatattttgaggaCAATAAAGTATTTCCTGATGATGGTGATATTCAAAGAGCCTGGAACAGAAGGGTTTGATAAGAAGGATATGCCAACATGCATATTGTCTATTAATAGAACCAACAAAAGAAGTTTTTTGGCTGGTGAGGAAGGTAAAcaggcttgtttgttttgaaagcttCCGTTCTCTGAGAGCACATAGACAACAAATCTTAATGCTTTTCAAttcaatatattaatttttcatCGT
Encoded proteins:
- the ACADL gene encoding long-chain specific acyl-CoA dehydrogenase, mitochondrial; amino-acid sequence: MAARLLRLRGLLRDSGRRAFSSQPSPAPAEQHGTKRLEPSSAKRLTDIGTRRIFSSDHDIFRESARKFFQEEVLPFHTEWEKDGQVSRELWEKAGQQGLLGVAIAEKHGGIGADILSSAVLWEEQMYVNCTGPGFSLHSDIVMPYIANYGTEEQIKRFIPQMAAGKCIGAIAMTEPGAGSDLQGVRTYAKKDGSDWILNGSKTFITNGWMCDMVIVVTVTNREARSPAHGISLFLVENGMKGFTKGRKLHKIGLKAQDTAELFFEDVRLPASALLGKENKGFYYLMSELPQERLLIADMALASCEFMFEETRDYVRQRKAFGKTIAHLQTVQHKLAEMKTNICVGRAFLDNCLQLHADKRLDSPTASMAKYWASDLQNSVATQCVQMHGGSGYMWEYPIAKAFVDARVQPIYGGTNEIMKELIAREIVGDN